A single Candidatus Chlamydia corallus DNA region contains:
- the grgA gene encoding GrgA family transcription factor — protein MYFTRDPVIETVITSREGYKLSVRNTKHLSQDPFMVEAIEVISLGNICFFRNCDHSKPFLVPAGDYEVMEVRDTKINLKAVGLDRGVKIAGGREALIKLTKSTPQPFIDEKLADSPEEGTEPAPPSKKEKKETRKDSFKGEKWKEKKKLSRRRNHKEIAEVAGASQEILDTVKEELWEESQENEIVEQKKFSLLPPPAKLISEVISQTVVDPIVTSADLNESLQALVRESSEVINALLSADDAMHFPETEDEPSPVSFAVEEDASAMFLPETSSATEEE, from the coding sequence GTGTATTTTACAAGAGACCCTGTCATAGAAACTGTAATTACCTCTCGAGAGGGGTATAAATTGTCGGTAAGGAATACAAAACATCTTTCACAAGATCCTTTTATGGTTGAAGCTATAGAAGTTATTTCTTTAGGAAATATTTGTTTTTTCCGAAACTGTGATCACAGTAAACCTTTTTTAGTCCCTGCTGGAGACTACGAGGTTATGGAAGTCCGTGATACTAAAATCAATTTGAAAGCAGTCGGTTTAGATCGTGGAGTCAAGATAGCTGGTGGTAGAGAAGCACTAATTAAATTAACCAAGTCCACTCCACAACCTTTTATTGATGAGAAGCTTGCTGATAGTCCCGAAGAAGGAACAGAACCAGCACCTCCTAGTAAAAAGGAAAAGAAAGAGACGAGAAAGGATTCCTTTAAAGGTGAGAAGTGGAAAGAGAAGAAAAAGCTAAGTCGTCGTAGAAATCACAAAGAAATTGCCGAAGTGGCTGGCGCATCGCAAGAAATCTTGGATACTGTTAAAGAAGAACTTTGGGAAGAATCTCAAGAGAATGAAATTGTTGAGCAGAAGAAATTTTCCTTGCTCCCGCCTCCAGCAAAGTTGATATCAGAAGTAATTTCTCAAACTGTTGTAGATCCAATAGTTACTTCCGCAGATCTTAACGAGTCATTACAAGCTTTGGTTCGGGAAAGCAGCGAAGTCATAAATGCTTTATTGTCTGCAGATGATGCTATGCATTTTCCTGAGACAGAGGATGAACCCTCCCCAGTCTCTTTTGCAGTAGAAGAAGATGCTTCTGCAATGTTCTTACCTGAAACATCTTCTGCTACAGAAGAAGAATAG
- the gap gene encoding type I glyceraldehyde-3-phosphate dehydrogenase: MKVVINGFGRIGRLVLRQILKRNSSLEVLAINDLVPGDTLTYLFKFDSTHGRFPGDVHCEEDHLVLGQRKIKFLSERNVQNLPWKDLGVDLVIECTGLFTKKEDAEKHLQSGAKRVLISAPGKGDIPTFVMGVNHNTFDPEKDLVISNASCTTNCLAPLAKVLLDNFGITEGLMTTVHAATATQLVVDGPSKKDWRGGRGCLQNIIPASTGAAKAVTLCLPELKGKLTGMAFRVPVEDVSVVDLTVRLDRSATYDDICKAMKQASESDLKGILDYTDEQVVSSDFIGSEYSSIFDALAGIALNDRFFKLVAWYDNEIGYATRIVDLLEYVAKNSK; this comes from the coding sequence ATGAAAGTTGTAATTAATGGTTTTGGACGCATTGGTCGTTTAGTTTTAAGGCAAATCTTGAAAAGAAACTCTTCATTGGAAGTCCTCGCTATTAATGATCTTGTTCCTGGAGATACCCTTACGTATCTCTTCAAATTTGACTCTACACATGGACGTTTCCCTGGAGATGTGCATTGTGAGGAGGACCACCTTGTTCTTGGACAGCGAAAAATTAAATTTTTGTCAGAACGTAATGTTCAAAATCTTCCCTGGAAAGACTTAGGCGTTGATCTCGTTATTGAGTGTACTGGACTCTTCACAAAAAAAGAAGATGCTGAGAAACATCTTCAATCTGGGGCTAAACGAGTATTAATTTCAGCTCCTGGAAAAGGTGATATTCCTACTTTTGTTATGGGAGTGAACCACAATACTTTCGATCCAGAAAAAGACCTTGTTATATCGAATGCTTCTTGCACTACAAATTGTTTAGCTCCTCTTGCTAAAGTTTTATTGGATAATTTTGGAATTACAGAAGGTTTGATGACAACAGTTCATGCTGCTACTGCTACTCAACTAGTTGTTGATGGACCTTCTAAGAAAGATTGGAGAGGAGGACGTGGATGTTTGCAAAATATTATTCCCGCCTCAACTGGAGCTGCAAAAGCTGTAACTCTATGTCTTCCTGAATTAAAGGGAAAATTAACGGGTATGGCCTTCCGGGTTCCTGTCGAAGACGTGTCTGTAGTTGATTTGACTGTCAGATTAGATAGATCTGCGACTTATGATGACATTTGCAAAGCTATGAAACAGGCTTCAGAAAGTGATTTAAAAGGAATTTTGGATTATACAGATGAGCAGGTTGTTTCTTCAGATTTTATAGGATCTGAGTACTCCTCTATATTTGATGCTCTAGCTGGTATCGCTTTGAATGATCGGTTCTTCAAGCTAGTTGCGTGGTATGATAACGAAATAGGATATGCTACGCGCATAGTAGATTTATTAGAGTATGTAGCAAAAAACTCTAAATAA